A window of Hordeum vulgare subsp. vulgare chromosome 5H, MorexV3_pseudomolecules_assembly, whole genome shotgun sequence genomic DNA:
GGGTCCTTCACCGCAACCTCTTCCTGCTCCTGTGGTGTTGTGGTGATAACTGGAGCCCCATGGAGAGCTTCTATTTGGCACACCGCAGTCTCATCCTCTAGTGGCCCCTTCTCCCCGCCCCTGGCCGTCGTGACCATCGGAGCCCCTAGCACCGAGGCCTCGACCTCCCCTTGGGCGTCTTTCACTCGCACCGCTTTCAGTGGTGCCTTCGCCGGTCGCCGTGGCCGCCACATTTTCCGCATGGCAACCCCTTGGGCGTCCTTCACTCCAACCGCTTCGGGTTCCTGTCCTGTGGTGGCGATAACCGGAGCCCCATGGAGAGCTTCTATCCGGCACACCGCAGCCCCATCCTCAAGTGGCCCCTTCTCCCTGGCGGCCGCGACCACCGGAGCTCCTGGCACCGACGCCTCGACCTCACCGTCGACGGCGTCCCCTTTGGGGTCTTCAACTCCCGCCGCTTTTAGTGGCGCCTTGGCAGGTCGGCGTGGCCGCCACATCTTCCCCACAGCAACCCCTTGGGCGTCCTTGACTCCCACGGCTTCCGGTGGCCCCTTGGCCGGCCGCCGTATTTTCCCCATGCCCCGCCGAGAGCGACGCGACCACTCTGTGCTCGTGTGAGGCGCGAGAGCTCGAATGCACTGTAGCAAAAGTAGCTGCCGTCAAGAAGAGGCTGGATTGGATTAATGGAAGTAAGGCACGGGCACTAAGCCCAAGAGTTACGGGGGAGGGAGTAGCACGGCGAGGGAGATCGTATCGTACCTGCCGGGTGGTGGAGGAGCTCGGACGCCGGCGTTGGGAGCTGCAGCAGCGTAGGTGGAGGAGAGGGGAGTACAGTGGAGTGGAGATAGCCAGACGGGACGGGAGGGAGGCCAGCCAGCAAAATTAGATCCACACAGGAGGGAGGGAGGCCTGATGATGAGATGGAAGCACGGCAAGGGAGATCTCGCCGGCGGCCGGCGTTGGTAGCTGTAGCAGCAGTGTGGGCGGAGTGGGAGGGAAGAGGAGTAATGAATGATTGAGCGGCAGGGCAGGGCAGGGCAGGGGTGGAGTCGCGGAGATGTCAGTGAAAGAGGTGTATCCTTCTTGGTTAAGGAAGGAGGTTAGCTAGGCTAATTGCTTTTTAAGCGGCTGCTTGTCTTTATCGAGATGCGCGTTACCCTACCTGACCGTGATACGTCCACTAATTTGTGCGTTCcggaaaatatttcttcttcttcttctttaattTATCTTGCGATTCATTCGCTCTTTTCCAAAGACCTCCACTAATTGTGCTTTTATCATCATACAAACAAGCATGCTTTCATCATCAGACCTCCACTCAGACGTACTAccaatcttgaaaatattttgttCTTGACTAAATAtgaacccaaggaatccaacctactccctccgtaaattaatataaaaacgtttagatcattattttagttatctaaatactcttatattagtttacagagaaaGTATAAAATAATTCTAAGCAATTAAGAATCTACAATTGGAATGGCCATTTTTTAAACAAATTTTAGAACCAAAAATATTAAATGCCAAACTTTTGGTTTCTGAGATTATGGAGCTGGGTCTTCTCATACTGCTCGGGTACAATCCTTACCTTCTCATTTTAGGACCTGAAAGCTGAAAAgaagcaaaaaaaacaaaaagtaaGTGGTTAATGAAAACAATTACAACGTAAACCAAAAATAGTCTTCCCATGACTACCACCTTATCAGAGAACTTGTATATATTTGAAGGCATCTGGAAGACAATTACTTCCTCCATCACAGTATATTGGGCGTATCTCACACGGCTCTGGGACCTAGATGTTTTTCTATTGATAGAAAAAACCGAACCGACGAGCTGTATAAGCGCCTAATTAATCGTAAAACTGACGCATTAGTAACCCCCCGTCCACTAAACGAGTGACTTCCTCGCATGTATTGGTGAAGACGGTTTCCAAAACACCTCAATTAATAAGCTAATTAATGTCATGCGCCTTATTTTCTTCTAACCGTGAAAAATTATCATTTTGAAGATACGCCCAatatactgtgatggagggagtaattAAGTCTAACTCGTGGATAGTATTTTTATCAGACAAGTGGCTTTTTTTTCAGTCAGCAGCTGATAAAAAAATGCATCATATGCTCCAAATGAAAGGTAAATGCTACATTTTGGAGGAAACAACATTCCAAACATGTTAAGAAAACATGAATATAAGCAAAATCTGATTATACTCTTCTTGGAAGCAAGATAAGTTCGTTCAGATGTAGTCGAATCAATTCTTGTCCAACATTATAGAGTTACTTACATGTGCACAGTGTTAACTAAAATGCTAACTAAATGGCTACCTTGTAGATGTGTTTTCTGGAGCTCACTGATGACAAGGCAACAACACATGTgacagaagaaggagggggcatgGAGTTTAGTACTACACAAGAGATTGGAATCTACAATGTTTTTAAAGATGGTAATTCCAAAAGGAGTACGAATTCTCCTTGAAAACAGAAACGTATGGAGAAAATGAGAGCTACACATATTTTCCATAACAAGCCATGCCaagaaaaaatattgggagagagAAAATACGGAAAACAAGTGAGAAGAATAAGCAAGAGATGCAAATGATCACTCTGACTCTGAGCATGGTGGTTTAAGGTCCCTTTTTCGTggatgacatcaatatcttcaaactCTTTCATACGCTCCTTGATCTCTAGCATAACCGATCTGTATGAGCATCTGATATTTGTGGTGATGTTTCTGAACTACAGTGTGCCAATCTGACAAGGCCTTATATGCCAGTTGTAAATGACACACTACGACCAATCAGACATTCCCAAACCAATTAAGTCGGAATACAACAATCATTACATCTTTTTTGTTTCCCGAGGCCCAAGGAAAACACATTGAAACTGAGAGAGTATCTATATGTTTTTTATTTTTGCCAAATTCACAACAGGATCAGCTTCTGAAAATAGAGTGGACAATGGCCATACCAGATTCAGCTTGCGCACTGCTGCCAACTTTGCCGGAACCGTGTCGACGTTTATCTGGCTATTAATTCGAAAGAAATAGAGCTGAGGATTCTGAACTCTGCCTTTTCATAGAAGAAATACTTCCTGATGCGACACTTTTACAACCATATGCCTGCTTGAGATCTGTTTCCGACCTGTTACAGCTGCAACCATTAACTAATAAGCACTGCTCCAGACCATCCAGTTGTTATTTCCAAGTAAAAGCTTTACTGATGCCACACATGAATTCACTGAAAACTTATGGACTATTTGTAGCTGCAAGAAAAAACACAGTTCAGCGACCGATGCAAACATGCAATTCAAATACTCTAGAAGATTACTGCTATGGTAAAAAAAACAACCAGTTCTTACCAAGATGTAGCATTCAGTGGCCACTTGTGGCGGAGTGCGCAACCTGGAGATCTTAAGAGAACTATCAGCATTGAGCTCTGCTAAGAAGACATCGCTTAGATCTAAAAACTGAATAAGCTAAGCTCAGCAACGAGGTCTTCTTGGGTCTCCGGTTTTAATATTACTCACAGAATAAGGGTGGTTTAGGGTTAGGGGAGATGCCTCTAGCATTTCAATATCCGCAGCTGTACCATATTGCACAACGGCGACAGGCATCCGTTGCGTCAATACTTAGCGAGATCCCTCTTAATATTCAATTCGGCAGATCTCTTATTGGAAATAGATGGATTAGTTGGCTGCATCTTGTGAGAAGGTTGATGGATGTTAACCTTTCTCACAATCCTGACCGTGTATATTGGAAGTTGACTAGCAATGGAATATTCACGGTTAAATCTATGTATATGAATCTCATCGATTCCGCACCTATTCCAAAATCGGCTCATATTTGGAAGGTCAAAGTCCCACTTAGAATCAAAGTCTTTATGTGGTTTGTTCATAAAGGGGTAATTCTAATAAAGGATAATCTTGCCAAGCGGAATTGGAATGGTAATTCTAGATGCAGTTTCTGTCCGGATAAAGAAACCATACAACACCTCTTTCTTCattgtcctatggctaaactgGTTTGGCGCTCACTACATATTGCTTTTAACATCACTCCTCCTAACAGTATAACCACATTATTCGGGATGTGGCTAAAAGAGGTTGATGTACATTTTGCTAAACTTATTCGCGTGGGGTCTTGTGCACTGTTGTGGGCAATATGGAATTGCAGGAATGACTTGGTGTTTAACAGACAACGTGATTTTCACTTCTTGCAGGTTATTCACAGGGCTACCGCACTGATCCGCACTTGGTCATCACTCACTCCTGTGGACgccagggagcctatggttactgggtgtgtccgatggAAGATGTTAGCACaggatatcttcaaccggtttggatggcgtcatgttaataggataggtgtttagtcatctatATTTTTACCATCTCTGGCTTGGGCATGACTGATGCCTTGTATCGTTGTTTTTCTCTTTACTTCAGACTTATTGTACTTGGTGGAGACTTATTTTGGTTTATAATATATGGCCGTATGCatctctcgatgcagaggccggggctcagcctccttttcttaaaaaaaaaacagaataagGGTGGTTCTATTTCCAAGAAAAGAATAAGGGCTGTTCTTTTCAAACAGAAAGAGCGGTTCCAGTGGCTCTCAACACATATAAACTTTCTTTAAAATAAATTATGTCAGTCATTTAAAATAAAGTTACAGCACTAGGAACAAAAATCACTTTGCCTAATCTGGCAGTATAATGGCACAGACTCCATTTACCAAGTCAAACTACTACCTAAAAGTCCTGTCAAATGGGATCATGGTGGTAACATAATCAAGTGTGTCATGAACAAATTGTCAGAATTGATTTACTGCAGTAAGTTTTGTCCCCAGAAGCACCGGGCTACATGTGTGAAAGAATAATGTAAAAGACAGACAGTTTAGCACATCCAAAAATACTCGGTGTTTTGACCGAATCCTGATTTTGGTCCACAAAGACTATCGCCACCGTGGTCTTGTATCATGGAGAGTACATATATAAGAATAATTACATCAATGCACAACAATGTGTTCTAGAATAATGCATTTTCACTGGCTCTTTGTTTATCTTTGGGAGCCAAAGGGGCAACGACGCGCTGAAATGCCCAGGAAATAACCCTGCTAGACCATCAAAACTTATCATCAGGGTTTGCCTTTCATGTTCAGAGGAGAACAAACAAAAGCACAAGTTATGAGAGAAAAGACTTACGGATATCCATGCTGCAGTATACTGCATTTAGCAGATTGGAAGGTTAAAACAAACTGTCTGTCCTTCTCGCACTAGCCACAAAAATGTACTGATTCTATCAGAACTACCAAAAGTGATGCATGTATCACGATGCAAGTCGCCCAAACACAATTCCCCAGAATACCAGAGCTCCAAACCACTTGTTTGACACAAATCTGCGGAGTAGAGATGAACCACAATGAGGTTAAGCACTTCATAAGTAGTCTAACAAACCAATGAACACACCATCTGTTTTAAATCTCCATGATCTCAATGTAAAGAAACATACTTCCTGTTGCAGTCCATGCGGTCAGACAAGTCGACGGTTGTAATCTGCCATGCCAACTGTGCAGCTGCGGCTGTCAGAAGAGGGTAGTAGGGCCATGCTATCGAACATAATTAAAGTAAGCAGTCAACATGTATTATTTAAAAACaatttattttttataaaacCTGACATTCTTATAACGAGCACCGACCAAGTTCAGCACTGTAGCCACTGAGTGCAAAGCTGCCAATCGATGCAGTACCGAAGGCACTGATCCATTGCTTGGTTGAATCTCCAAACCTTAATGCTGTGGACTTAACTCCTACTTTGAGGTCATCTTCTTTGTCCTGGAATGTATATGGATACGACCATAAGAAGCAATGCTTTTGCTCAGTTTAGATATGAAAGAACACCACTAGTAAAATACCTGATGTGCATATATGGTATCGTATACCAATGTCCAACATATACCAGCAGTATACAGTGGGACGATGACAGAAGGATCTAGGCTCCCTTTGATAGCAGCCCATCCTAACAAAGCTCCCCAGTTGAAGGTCAAGCCAAGAAATGCCTGAGGCTGTTACAGACTTACAGATGCATTGGAAGTAAAGTAAGTGATTACTCTCTGGACACaagattatgctagtaaaactttgCATGTGCTTAGAACATACCCAAAATGTGAACCTCTTCATCAAGGGATAAGAGAAGACCAAAAGAAGAGAGGACGCCCCAAGAACACGGCTACATAGATAATGAGACAAATTAGAGGTGGATATTACAATAATGACATAAGCAAAATACATCTGACAAGCTGTCATATCTTTGGAGTTTATTTGAAATGAATGGTTGAAAATAGATTAAGAGACACTGAGACACATATTGAAGTTGTAAATGTTTTTTATGTGAATCCCACAAAATGCCAATTACTATACAGTTTGTTTGGTGGGATAGCATCCAAAACAGACAAACTGCATTCCAGTCACACAAGCAAAGAAGACGCAATTTACCTAAAGTCGTTTAGTTGGAGAAGAATGCCCAATCCCAGCAGTAGCTGAGATCCGAGGAAGCACACTCCCTGAGAAGGGGTTAGAGCACCTGATGCAAAAGGCCTGCTCTTGGTGCGCTCAACCTACACGAGGAACAGATGGGTGAATTCCATGCGATCATCAGAAGATACCATCGTCAGTTCATTGCATGATCCACTTAATGACTTAAGTAATAAGACAGTACAGAATACTCAAATCTAAGAGTACGGCCTACATCCAACTTATCTAAAATCTTGGTGAGCATATGTTTCTCTCCATGGCTTCACTATATTGTTTGAGTTAGCTGGTACTAACACTATGGTCATGACATTTGACACTCAATCTTGCTACATTCCTGGTTCAAAAGGTAAGCATATGATACATCGAGAACCGTAgttgatctttttctgtattcACGGTAGCGACAACCTGAAAggcatttttaattatcgcgcaaAGTCGGAGGAGTTATTTGCAACAAGAAAAAACTAGAGGAAGAACGAAATCACCCTGTTATCAATGTCGCGATCGAGAAGATCATTCACGGTGCAACCAGCGCCCCTGAGGAGCACAGCTCCACATCGCCAA
This region includes:
- the LOC123397364 gene encoding uncharacterized protein LOC123397364 — protein: MGKIRRPAKGPPEAVGVKDAQGVAVGKMWRPRRPAKAPLKAAGVEDPKGDAVDGEVEASVPGAPVVAAAREKGPLEDGAAVCRIEALHGAPVIATTGQEPEAVGVKDAQGVAMRKMWRPRRPAKAPLKAVRVKDAQGEVEASVLGAPMVTTARGGEKGPLEDETAVCQIEALHGAPVITTTPQEQEEVAVKDPEEVAMRKMWRPRRPAKAPLKARPGAGRRGH